A DNA window from Argiope bruennichi chromosome X2, qqArgBrue1.1, whole genome shotgun sequence contains the following coding sequences:
- the LOC129959741 gene encoding uncharacterized protein LOC129959741: MFAPLPEDRFKDASCFEVTGIDLAGPVFLRDGSKSWIVLFTCSVNWDQVVTDGAVSRIIWKFIPPSSPWWGGWWERLIALVKDLFKRVLGKASLKYEELNPLLCECESIINSRPITYVSDDNELEHLTPSMFMRDLMEWGVPDLDNLESTSLQKIHMYRLKLREDLRKRFRLEYLGHLRQNTNKIRKADGNKVGEIVLIENKNLKRLYWHL, from the exons ATGTTTGCTCCTCTGCCTGAAGATCGATTCAAGGATGCTTCTTGTTTTGAAGTCACTGGAATAGATCTGGCTGGACCAGTCTTCTTGAGAGATGGAAGCAAATCATGGATAGTTTTATTTACCTGTTCA GTTAACTGGGATCAAGTTGTTACTGATGGAGCTGTGAGTAGAATCATCTGGAAATTTATACCTCCATCTTCACCCTGGTGGGGAGGATGGTGGGAACGTCTTATCGCTCTTGTTAAAGATCTTTTTAAAAGAGTATTGGGTAAAGCAAGCTTGAAGTATGAAGAGTTAAATCCCCTATTGTGTGAATGTGAAAGCATTATTAACTCTAGGCCTATCACGTACGTGTCAGATGACAATGAACTTGAACACTTAACACCGTCTATGTTTATGAGAGACTTAATGGAATGGGGTGTACCTGATCTTGATAATTTGGAATCTACCAGTCTTCAAAAGATACACATGTATCGGTTGAAACTTCGTGAAGACCTACGTAAACGTTTTAGACTGGAGTATCTAGGGCATTTGAGACAGAATACGAATAAAATTAGAAAGGCTGATGGTAATAAGGTGGGAGAAATAGttctcattgaaaataaaaatctaaaaagactCTACTGGCATTTATGA
- the LOC129959742 gene encoding uncharacterized protein LOC129959742, whose product MTRLVICLQAIQVASNEKEGIVEELNSEDLKDSKCHYLPHRPVIKDYSTTRIRPVFDGSAKSKGSPSLNDCLVTDPNLAELIPSLINRFRIGRYDDKDYVRFLWWQDGDSNIVKIYRHCRVVFWIKSGPFLLRATLNPLLDGAPDCYKMAAQHLQKSMYVDNCVASVKSEADLTKFIN is encoded by the coding sequence aaagaagGTATTGTTGAAGAGTTAAATAGTGAAGATCTCAAGGACTCTAAGTGTCACTATCTTCCTCATCGACCTGTCATAAAAGACTATTCAACAACAAGGATCAGACCTGTCTTCGATGGTTCTGCAAAATCCAAAGGAAGTCCATCCTTAAATGACTGCCTAGTAACAGATCCAAACCTTGCGGAACTTATTCCATCCCTAATAAATAGGTTTCGTATTGGAAGGTATGATGACAAGGATTATGTGCGATTTCTTTGGTGGCAAGATGGAGATTCAAATATTGTCAAAATCTACAGACATTGCCGTGTAGTGTTTTGGATCAAATCAGGTCCATTTCTTTTGCGGGCGACATTGAATCCCCTATTAGATGGAGCTCCTGATTGCTACAAGATGGCAGCTCAACACCTACAAAAATCTATGTATGTTGACAATTGTGTGGCTAGTGTTAAAAGCGAAGCTGACTTgacaaagtttataaattaa